A genomic window from Pyxidicoccus trucidator includes:
- the recA gene encoding recombinase RecA, which translates to MAVNQEKEKAIELAMSAVERQFGKGSIMRLGKDEPLIRDIQAISTGSISLDIALGVGGVPKGRIIEIFGPESSGKTTLCLHIVAEAQKRGGVCGYVDAEHALDVGYARKLGVRTDDLLLSQPDTGEQGLEIAEMLVRSGAIDVLVVDSVAALVPKAELEGEMGDAHMGVQARLMSQALRKLTGTISKSQTCVIFINQIRMKIGVMFGNPETTTGGNALKFYASQRMDIRRIGAIKNGENVVGSRTRVKVVKNKVAPPFKEVEFDIMYGTGISREGDLIDLASNDNIVEKSGSWFSFNGERIGQGRENAKDYLREHPEVAKEIEARVFEKYGINKAPAAAAPAAEEPAAEGGSEKRARVKAVK; encoded by the coding sequence ATGGCCGTGAATCAGGAGAAGGAAAAGGCAATCGAACTGGCGATGTCGGCGGTGGAGCGCCAGTTCGGCAAGGGGTCCATCATGCGGCTCGGCAAGGACGAGCCGCTGATCCGGGACATTCAGGCCATTTCGACTGGCTCCATCTCGCTCGACATCGCGTTGGGCGTGGGTGGTGTGCCCAAGGGCCGCATCATCGAAATCTTCGGGCCGGAGTCCTCCGGTAAGACGACGCTGTGTCTCCACATCGTCGCCGAGGCGCAGAAGCGTGGCGGCGTCTGCGGCTACGTGGACGCGGAGCACGCGCTCGACGTGGGCTACGCCCGCAAGCTGGGCGTGCGCACCGATGACCTGCTCTTGAGCCAGCCGGACACCGGTGAGCAGGGCCTCGAAATCGCGGAGATGCTGGTGCGCTCGGGCGCCATCGACGTGCTGGTGGTGGACTCGGTCGCCGCGCTCGTGCCCAAGGCCGAGCTCGAAGGTGAGATGGGTGACGCCCACATGGGCGTGCAGGCCCGCCTCATGAGCCAGGCCCTCCGCAAGCTGACGGGCACCATCTCCAAGAGCCAGACGTGCGTCATCTTCATCAACCAGATTCGCATGAAGATTGGCGTCATGTTCGGCAACCCGGAGACCACCACGGGCGGTAACGCGCTGAAGTTCTACGCGTCCCAGCGCATGGACATCCGCCGCATCGGCGCCATCAAGAACGGCGAGAACGTGGTGGGCAGCCGCACCCGCGTGAAGGTCGTGAAGAACAAGGTGGCCCCCCCGTTCAAGGAGGTCGAGTTCGACATCATGTACGGCACGGGCATCTCCCGTGAGGGCGACCTCATCGACCTGGCCTCCAACGACAACATCGTGGAGAAGAGCGGCAGCTGGTTCTCCTTCAACGGAGAGCGCATCGGCCAGGGCCGTGAGAACGCCAAGGACTACCTCCGTGAGCACCCCGAGGTGGCCAAGGAAATTGAGGCCCGCGTGTTCGAGAAGTACGGCATCAACAAGGCGCCCGCCGCCGCCGCGCCCGCCGCGGAGGAGCCCGCCGCCGAGGGTGGCAGCGAGAAGCGCGCCCGCGTGAAGGCCGTGAAGTGA
- a CDS encoding RNA polymerase sigma factor, translating to MSAVDVDSDAQAMLKVAAGDRQAFAWLFDRYHASVARFAFRFVGDRERAEELTQDIFVKLYRHAGAYKPSARFKTFLFRVATNHCLNEVRRGEYRVSHTSSESPEGEETGAVEMAGPEGDRPDQALAGRELERAVGAALSDMSARERAAFTMCRFEGMAYRDIAEALEASEAAVKSLIHRATLAVARRIEELQAGAAPARSRA from the coding sequence ATGTCCGCCGTGGACGTGGATTCGGACGCACAGGCGATGCTGAAGGTGGCCGCGGGGGACCGTCAGGCGTTTGCCTGGCTGTTCGACCGCTACCACGCGAGCGTGGCGCGCTTCGCGTTCCGCTTCGTGGGAGACCGGGAGCGCGCGGAGGAGCTCACGCAGGACATCTTCGTGAAGCTCTACCGCCACGCGGGGGCCTACAAGCCGTCGGCGCGCTTCAAGACATTCCTCTTCCGGGTGGCCACCAACCACTGCCTCAACGAGGTGCGGCGGGGCGAGTACCGGGTGTCCCACACCTCGTCCGAGTCACCGGAGGGAGAGGAGACGGGAGCGGTGGAGATGGCGGGCCCGGAAGGAGACAGGCCGGACCAGGCGCTGGCGGGACGGGAGCTGGAGCGGGCGGTGGGCGCGGCGCTTTCGGACATGAGCGCCCGGGAGCGCGCGGCCTTCACCATGTGCCGCTTCGAGGGCATGGCGTACCGGGACATCGCCGAGGCGCTGGAGGCGAGCGAGGCCGCCGTGAAGAGCCTCATCCACCGCGCCACACTGGCGGTGGCGCGAAGGATTGAAGAGCTGCAGGCGGGCGCCGCGCCCGCGAGGAGCAGGGCATGA
- a CDS encoding anti-sigma factor family protein, which produces MSCGFEEDLTAYVDGELPPARRVEVEAHLGTCAGCRATHALLGNAVARLAELPAFEPSPHTRRAVLAKLDALPMPWWERLKVLLRPAVLVPSAGLAAALAVALLMAGPGVDAPPELADPAVMELAANLEVAEDYELLGLDSAEDLEVVANLHELEEMP; this is translated from the coding sequence ATGAGCTGTGGTTTCGAAGAGGACCTGACGGCGTACGTGGACGGGGAGCTGCCCCCGGCCCGGCGCGTGGAGGTGGAGGCCCACCTGGGGACCTGCGCCGGCTGCCGCGCCACGCACGCGCTGCTGGGCAATGCGGTGGCGCGGCTGGCGGAGCTGCCCGCCTTCGAGCCCTCGCCCCACACGCGGCGCGCGGTGCTGGCGAAGCTGGATGCCCTGCCAATGCCCTGGTGGGAGCGGCTCAAGGTGTTGCTGCGGCCGGCGGTGCTGGTGCCCTCGGCGGGCCTGGCCGCGGCGCTGGCCGTGGCGCTGCTGATGGCGGGCCCGGGCGTGGACGCGCCGCCCGAGCTGGCGGACCCGGCGGTGATGGAGCTGGCGGCGAACCTGGAGGTGGCCGAGGACTACGAGCTGCTCGGCCTCGACAGCGCGGAGGATTTGGAGGTCGTCGCGAACCTCCACGAGCTGGAGGAGATGCCATGA
- a CDS encoding DUF3106 domain-containing protein, protein MKRWDLAALGLVVTLLAGATTRAETQPPRTAAERFERMTPEEKEALRAKLREFKALPADEQERIRGNLERWRQLPPEERERIRTNLRELKRLTPAERQALRERARELKKLDPERRAELRQRMRQYLRENPDKREQLLENMRRWRELSPEKRQEVRERVRERRRR, encoded by the coding sequence ATGAAGCGATGGGACCTGGCGGCGCTGGGACTGGTGGTGACGCTGCTGGCGGGCGCCACCACGCGCGCGGAGACGCAGCCGCCCCGCACGGCGGCCGAGCGCTTCGAGCGGATGACGCCCGAGGAGAAGGAGGCGCTGCGCGCGAAGCTGCGTGAGTTCAAGGCGCTGCCCGCCGACGAGCAGGAGCGCATTCGCGGCAACCTGGAGCGCTGGCGCCAGCTGCCGCCCGAGGAGCGCGAGCGCATCCGCACCAACCTGCGCGAGCTGAAGCGCCTCACCCCCGCCGAGCGGCAGGCGCTGCGTGAGCGGGCGCGCGAGCTGAAGAAGCTGGACCCCGAGCGGCGCGCGGAGCTGCGCCAGCGCATGCGGCAGTACCTGCGGGAGAATCCCGACAAGCGCGAGCAGCTGCTGGAGAACATGCGCCGCTGGCGCGAGCTGTCCCCCGAGAAGCGCCAGGAGGTGCGGGAGCGCGTGCGCGAGAGGCGGCGCCGGTGA
- a CDS encoding serine/threonine-protein kinase, with protein MLVAVPRPVEVPSRRFGHYLLRTRLGSGGMAEVFLADAVDMRGEPFSVALKLMRKDVPAEAFADEADLMGLLEHPNLVQRLEVGEAFGRPFIAMELLVGGDLGGLMRALRQQRRPFPPGMAVHICLEVLRGLAYFHQARTRSGRPLGLVHGDVNPANVFFSGDGDVKLGDFGVAKAQGADIGPADGVAAGKLHYLSPEQTRGEPLTPASDVFAVGIVLHELLVGAHPFQPESTDAHVVMAAIRAARLHLPFTMDRTLAAILRKALAPDVAHRYRTSGELAGALLTWSLDTGEDPTRVDVRHWLADVLGLIG; from the coding sequence ATGCTCGTCGCGGTCCCCCGCCCCGTCGAGGTTCCCTCTCGTCGCTTCGGCCACTACCTGCTGCGCACGCGCCTGGGCTCGGGCGGCATGGCCGAGGTGTTCCTCGCGGACGCGGTGGACATGCGCGGCGAGCCCTTCAGCGTGGCGCTCAAGCTGATGCGCAAGGACGTGCCGGCGGAGGCCTTCGCCGACGAGGCGGACCTGATGGGGCTGCTGGAGCACCCCAACCTCGTGCAGCGCCTGGAGGTGGGCGAGGCCTTCGGGCGGCCCTTCATCGCCATGGAGCTGCTGGTGGGCGGCGACCTGGGCGGGCTGATGCGCGCGCTGCGCCAGCAGCGCCGTCCCTTCCCGCCGGGCATGGCCGTGCACATCTGCCTCGAGGTGCTGCGCGGGCTGGCCTACTTCCACCAGGCGCGCACGCGCAGCGGCCGGCCGCTCGGGCTGGTGCACGGCGACGTCAACCCCGCCAACGTCTTCTTCTCCGGCGACGGCGACGTGAAGCTCGGCGACTTCGGCGTGGCCAAGGCGCAAGGCGCGGACATCGGCCCGGCGGACGGCGTGGCCGCGGGCAAGCTGCACTACCTCTCCCCGGAGCAGACGCGCGGCGAGCCGCTCACTCCCGCCTCGGACGTCTTCGCCGTAGGCATCGTCCTCCATGAGCTGCTGGTGGGCGCGCACCCCTTCCAGCCCGAGTCGACGGACGCGCACGTGGTGATGGCGGCCATCCGCGCGGCGCGCCTCCACCTGCCCTTCACGATGGACCGGACGCTGGCCGCCATCCTTCGCAAGGCCCTGGCGCCCGACGTGGCCCACCGCTACCGCACCTCGGGCGAGCTGGCCGGCGCGCTCCTCACCTGGTCCCTGGACACGGGCGAGGACCCCACCCGCGTGGACGTGCGGCACTGGCTGGCGGACGTGCTGGGCCTCATCGGCTGA
- the glmS gene encoding glutamine--fructose-6-phosphate transaminase (isomerizing): MCGIVGYVGDKESAPILVSGLKRLEYRGYDSAGVAVVNRNQLNVVRATGKLRNLESRVVADQPAGNIGIGHTRWATHGRPSDENAHPHTYKNVAVVHNGIIENHLALKEQLRARGHVFSSETDSEVFAHLISDELERGVDLPDAVRAAIAQVRGTYALAVLTSSDPNRIVCTKDASPMVLGLGQGQNFVASDVPALLEHTRDFVYMEEGDLAVITAAKIDIFARNGQLVNRPTRRIDWTPMMAEKGGHKHFMHKEIWEQPRAIGDTLRGRMLLSEGDVHFEGWNLSPEKVRSLTKITILACGTSWHSGIAGKHMIESLARLPVEVELASEFRYRDPIVDSSHLAIAISQSGETADTLAAFKEAKARGATAMSICNVIGSAMTREAEFSVLTNAGPEIGVASTKAFTTQLVALYLLAVKLGRMRGTLTVQAAQEHLTHLTEIPKMIEDVLKCEPQVKRVAREFMNAQDFLFLGRGPMHPVALEGALKLKEISYIHAEGYAGGEMKHGPIALIDEKMPVVVIAPKQPHVAYEKIIGNIEEVRARGGKVIAVIDEDDAHVASLADHVIRIPPACALLAPVVATIPLQLLAYHVAEMRGNDVDQPRNLAKSVTVE, translated from the coding sequence ATGTGCGGAATCGTTGGTTATGTCGGCGACAAGGAATCGGCTCCCATCCTGGTGTCGGGGCTGAAGCGGCTCGAGTACCGCGGCTATGACTCGGCGGGTGTGGCGGTGGTGAACCGCAACCAGCTCAACGTCGTGCGCGCCACGGGCAAGCTGCGCAACCTGGAGTCCCGGGTGGTGGCGGACCAGCCCGCTGGGAACATCGGCATTGGCCACACGCGCTGGGCCACGCACGGGCGTCCCTCGGACGAGAACGCGCATCCGCACACGTACAAGAACGTGGCGGTGGTGCACAACGGCATCATCGAGAACCACCTCGCGCTGAAGGAGCAGCTGCGCGCCAGGGGGCACGTCTTCTCCTCGGAGACGGACTCGGAGGTGTTCGCGCACCTCATCTCGGACGAGCTGGAGCGTGGCGTGGACCTGCCGGACGCCGTGCGCGCCGCCATCGCCCAGGTGCGGGGCACCTACGCGCTGGCCGTCCTCACTTCCAGTGACCCCAACCGCATCGTCTGCACCAAGGACGCCTCGCCCATGGTGCTGGGCCTGGGCCAGGGTCAGAACTTCGTGGCCAGCGACGTGCCCGCGCTGCTCGAGCACACCCGCGACTTCGTCTACATGGAGGAGGGTGACCTCGCCGTCATCACCGCCGCGAAGATCGACATCTTCGCCCGCAACGGCCAGCTGGTGAACCGGCCCACGCGCCGCATCGACTGGACGCCGATGATGGCGGAGAAGGGCGGCCACAAGCACTTCATGCACAAGGAGATCTGGGAGCAGCCTCGCGCCATCGGCGACACGCTGCGCGGCCGGATGCTCCTCTCCGAGGGCGACGTCCACTTCGAGGGCTGGAACCTGTCCCCGGAGAAGGTCCGCTCGCTGACCAAGATTACCATCCTGGCCTGCGGCACCTCGTGGCACTCCGGCATCGCCGGCAAGCACATGATTGAGTCGCTGGCGCGCCTGCCCGTCGAAGTCGAGCTGGCGAGCGAGTTCCGCTACCGCGACCCGATTGTCGACAGCTCGCACCTGGCCATCGCCATCAGCCAGTCCGGCGAGACGGCGGACACGCTGGCGGCCTTCAAGGAGGCCAAGGCGCGCGGCGCCACGGCGATGTCCATCTGCAACGTCATCGGCAGCGCGATGACTCGCGAGGCCGAGTTCTCGGTGCTCACCAACGCGGGCCCGGAGATTGGCGTCGCGTCCACCAAGGCGTTCACCACGCAGCTGGTCGCCCTGTACCTGCTGGCGGTGAAGCTGGGCCGGATGCGCGGCACCCTCACGGTGCAGGCGGCGCAGGAGCACCTGACGCACCTGACCGAGATTCCGAAGATGATTGAGGACGTCCTCAAGTGCGAGCCGCAGGTGAAGCGCGTCGCGCGTGAGTTCATGAACGCCCAGGACTTCCTCTTCCTCGGCCGCGGCCCCATGCACCCGGTGGCGCTGGAGGGTGCGCTCAAGCTGAAGGAAATCTCGTACATCCACGCGGAGGGCTACGCGGGCGGCGAGATGAAGCACGGCCCCATCGCCCTCATCGACGAGAAGATGCCGGTGGTGGTGATTGCGCCGAAGCAGCCGCACGTCGCCTACGAGAAGATCATCGGCAACATCGAGGAGGTCCGCGCGCGCGGCGGCAAGGTCATCGCCGTCATCGACGAGGACGACGCGCATGTCGCCAGCCTGGCCGACCACGTCATCCGGATTCCTCCCGCCTGCGCGCTGCTGGCGCCGGTGGTGGCCACGATTCCGCTGCAGCTCCTCGCCTACCATGTGGCGGAGATGCGCGGGAATGACGTGGACCAGCCGCGCAACCTCGCCAAGAGCGTGACGGTGGAGTAG
- the glmU gene encoding bifunctional UDP-N-acetylglucosamine diphosphorylase/glucosamine-1-phosphate N-acetyltransferase GlmU, which yields MTALAAVVLCAGKGTRMKSEKAKVLHPILGRPICTYPLNRALELGASTVVPVVGHQAEAVEKTLRAHFPDAPLSFALQKEQRGTADAVRSAEESLKGYSGRVLILYGDVPLLRRETLQALLAAHDQAGGPLALVSTVLEDPTGYGRVIREGGKVARIVEHKDCTPEQRLVRECNAGIYSVDAAFLWKALAEIKPQNAQGEYYLTDLVEMAAKLGPPGSVEADATETAGVNDKVELAARARVLQQRINEAHMRAGVSIQDPATAYIEEGIVIGTDTEVGPMVTLSAGTIIGKGVTIGQGSVISASTVADGTVIKPYSVLEEAKVGERNVIGPFARLRPGTELAEDVHLGNFVETKKAQIGKGSKANHLTYLGDAKIGAGCNVGAGTITCNYDGVNKHLTELGDGVFIGSDTQLVAPVQVGDGAYVGAGTTVTKNVPPGSLAVSRAPQVTKEGWVAAKKARRASKAQTG from the coding sequence ATGACAGCTTTGGCGGCGGTGGTGCTGTGCGCGGGCAAGGGCACGCGGATGAAGTCGGAGAAGGCGAAGGTCCTTCACCCCATCCTGGGCAGGCCCATCTGCACGTATCCCCTCAATCGGGCCCTCGAGCTGGGGGCCTCCACCGTGGTGCCGGTGGTGGGACATCAGGCGGAGGCGGTGGAGAAAACCCTCCGCGCCCACTTCCCGGACGCGCCGCTGAGCTTCGCGCTCCAGAAGGAGCAGCGCGGCACGGCGGACGCGGTGCGCTCGGCGGAGGAGTCCCTGAAGGGGTACTCCGGCCGCGTCCTCATCCTCTATGGCGACGTGCCGCTCCTGCGCCGCGAGACGCTGCAGGCGCTGCTCGCCGCGCATGACCAGGCGGGCGGGCCGCTGGCGCTCGTGTCCACCGTGCTGGAGGACCCCACGGGCTACGGCCGCGTCATCCGCGAGGGTGGCAAGGTGGCGCGAATCGTGGAGCACAAGGACTGCACCCCGGAGCAGCGCCTGGTGCGCGAGTGCAACGCGGGCATCTACTCCGTCGACGCGGCCTTCCTCTGGAAGGCGCTGGCCGAAATCAAGCCGCAGAACGCGCAGGGCGAGTACTACCTCACGGACCTGGTGGAGATGGCCGCGAAGCTGGGCCCGCCAGGCTCGGTGGAGGCGGACGCCACCGAGACGGCCGGAGTGAATGACAAGGTGGAGCTGGCGGCGCGGGCCCGGGTGCTCCAGCAGCGCATCAACGAGGCCCACATGCGCGCCGGAGTCTCCATCCAGGACCCGGCCACCGCCTACATCGAAGAAGGCATCGTCATCGGCACCGACACCGAGGTGGGCCCCATGGTGACGCTCTCGGCGGGCACCATCATCGGCAAGGGCGTCACCATCGGTCAGGGCAGCGTCATCAGCGCCTCCACCGTGGCGGACGGCACCGTCATCAAGCCCTACTCCGTGCTGGAGGAGGCGAAGGTGGGCGAGCGGAACGTCATCGGCCCGTTTGCCCGCCTGCGTCCGGGAACGGAGCTGGCAGAGGATGTGCATCTGGGCAACTTCGTGGAAACGAAGAAGGCGCAGATCGGCAAGGGCTCCAAGGCCAACCACCTGACGTACCTCGGGGACGCGAAGATTGGCGCCGGGTGCAACGTCGGGGCGGGCACCATCACCTGTAACTATGACGGGGTGAACAAGCACCTGACTGAACTGGGCGACGGCGTCTTCATCGGCTCCGACACCCAGCTCGTCGCCCCGGTGCAGGTGGGGGACGGCGCGTATGTCGGCGCGGGCACCACCGTGACGAAAAATGTGCCTCCTGGAAGCCTCGCCGTGTCACGGGCGCCGCAGGTCACCAAGGAGGGCTGGGTGGCCGCGAAGAAGGCGCGCAGAGCGTCGAAGGCCCAGACGGGCTGA
- the ggt gene encoding gamma-glutamyltransferase codes for MKDTSFRSEASRLGARWLAMAVLLLACVAQAARPYRGGAVATAYPQASAAALQMLEKGGNATDAAVAAAFVAAVVGPYHSGIGGGGFALVHDGKSGETKVLDFREVAPKAATRDMYLKDGKVVPGLSTDGALAVAVPGAVAGYLQLLKEHGKLSPSVVLAPAIAAARKGFWVTPRYHSLGGNRLECLRRDAEASRVFLLKNAEGVMDLPPLGHLLRQPDLARTLEGLAKSGPRAFYSGRVAKAIADTVQAGGGVLTVEDLAAYKTRPRQPLEGSYRGHRVLTMPPPSAGGVAVLQVLGALEKLRPQGLAFREPEALHLYVEALRRAYVDRAKYLGDPDFSDVPTARLVSSGHIADLAGSIDPKKATASASLLPPVPGAQGSTLTDKPAVLAPEPERKNTTHISVVDKDGNTVALTTTVNYTFGACVVAKGTGVLLNDEMDDFSAQPGVPNAYGLVTGEPNAIQPGKVPQSSMSPTLVFSKEDPKRVMLAVGSPGGSTIPTTVIQVISHVVDSGMDISRAVNEGRVHHQYLPDEVWVDRWGLEPATMSALEAKGHKVRQMVQWGDAEAVFVDPKTGLRYSASDPRNEGVALGQD; via the coding sequence GTGAAGGACACGAGCTTCAGGAGTGAAGCCTCGCGCCTGGGCGCGCGGTGGCTGGCGATGGCGGTGCTGCTGCTGGCGTGCGTGGCGCAGGCGGCGCGGCCTTACCGGGGCGGGGCGGTGGCCACGGCCTATCCGCAGGCGAGCGCCGCGGCGCTGCAGATGCTGGAGAAGGGCGGCAACGCGACGGACGCGGCGGTGGCGGCGGCCTTCGTCGCGGCGGTGGTGGGGCCCTACCACTCGGGCATCGGCGGCGGCGGCTTCGCGCTGGTGCACGACGGCAAGAGCGGCGAGACGAAGGTGCTCGACTTCCGCGAGGTGGCGCCCAAGGCGGCCACGCGCGACATGTATTTGAAGGACGGCAAGGTGGTGCCGGGCCTGTCCACGGACGGCGCGCTGGCGGTGGCGGTGCCGGGCGCGGTGGCGGGCTACCTGCAATTGCTCAAGGAGCACGGGAAGCTGTCGCCCTCGGTGGTGCTGGCGCCGGCCATTGCGGCGGCACGCAAGGGCTTCTGGGTGACGCCGCGCTACCACTCGCTGGGAGGCAACCGGCTGGAGTGCCTGCGCAGGGACGCGGAGGCCTCGCGCGTGTTCCTCCTGAAGAACGCGGAGGGGGTGATGGACCTGCCGCCGCTGGGCCACCTGCTGCGCCAGCCGGACCTGGCGCGCACCCTGGAGGGGCTGGCCAAGAGCGGCCCCCGGGCCTTCTATTCGGGCCGGGTGGCCAAGGCGATTGCGGACACGGTGCAGGCGGGCGGCGGCGTGCTGACGGTGGAGGACCTGGCCGCGTACAAGACGCGCCCCCGGCAGCCGCTGGAGGGCAGCTACCGCGGCCACCGCGTCCTCACCATGCCCCCGCCGAGCGCGGGCGGCGTGGCCGTGCTCCAGGTGCTCGGGGCCCTGGAGAAGCTGCGCCCGCAGGGCCTGGCGTTCCGAGAGCCGGAGGCGCTGCACCTCTACGTGGAGGCCCTGCGCCGGGCGTACGTGGACCGCGCGAAGTACCTGGGGGACCCGGACTTCTCGGACGTGCCCACGGCGCGGCTGGTGTCCTCCGGCCATATCGCGGACCTGGCGGGCTCCATCGACCCGAAGAAGGCCACCGCGAGCGCCTCGCTGCTGCCCCCCGTGCCGGGCGCGCAGGGCTCCACGCTGACGGACAAGCCCGCGGTGCTGGCGCCGGAGCCGGAGCGGAAGAACACCACGCACATCTCCGTCGTCGACAAGGACGGCAACACGGTGGCCCTGACGACGACGGTGAACTACACCTTCGGCGCCTGCGTGGTGGCGAAGGGCACGGGCGTGCTGCTCAACGACGAGATGGACGACTTCTCGGCGCAGCCCGGCGTGCCCAACGCGTACGGCCTCGTCACCGGCGAGCCCAACGCGATTCAGCCCGGCAAGGTGCCGCAGTCCTCCATGTCGCCCACGCTGGTGTTCTCCAAGGAGGACCCCAAGCGCGTCATGCTGGCGGTGGGCAGCCCGGGAGGCTCCACCATCCCCACCACCGTCATCCAGGTCATCAGCCACGTGGTGGACAGCGGCATGGACATCTCGCGAGCGGTGAACGAGGGCCGCGTCCACCACCAGTACCTGCCGGACGAGGTGTGGGTGGACAGGTGGGGCCTGGAGCCGGCCACGATGTCCGCGCTGGAGGCGAAGGGCCACAAGGTGCGCCAGATGGTCCAGTGGGGCGACGCGGAGGCGGTGTTCGTGGACCCGAAGACAGGCCTGCGCTACTCGGCGAGCGACCCGCGCAACGAAGGCGTGGCCCTGGGGCAGGATTGA